Proteins encoded within one genomic window of Cellulomonas flavigena DSM 20109:
- a CDS encoding GNAT family N-acetyltransferase yields MTPTADVSVRPAVPGDETRIAAIQLAAWRSAHATVLGEVVLDSLDEEAFVRQWRQAVTSAPGPGYHVLVACDGPRVVGVASVAPVPPSDPLQAPGGVVLALEVDPPDQRAGHGSRLLAAAVDLLRADGADQVQTWVVDSDTAREQFLAGAGLGPDGRTRRLATGPGPDDEAYVVSESRWYAEI; encoded by the coding sequence GTGACACCCACCGCCGACGTGTCGGTCCGCCCAGCAGTCCCCGGCGACGAGACCCGCATCGCCGCGATCCAGCTCGCCGCGTGGCGCTCCGCCCACGCCACGGTGCTCGGCGAGGTCGTGCTGGACTCGCTCGACGAGGAGGCGTTCGTCCGGCAGTGGCGGCAGGCGGTGACCTCTGCCCCCGGCCCCGGCTACCACGTGCTCGTCGCGTGCGACGGCCCCCGCGTCGTCGGTGTCGCGTCCGTGGCACCCGTGCCACCCTCCGACCCGCTGCAGGCGCCCGGCGGCGTCGTGCTCGCGCTCGAGGTCGACCCGCCGGACCAGCGCGCCGGCCACGGGTCGCGGCTGCTCGCTGCAGCGGTGGACCTGCTGCGCGCCGACGGCGCCGACCAGGTGCAGACGTGGGTCGTCGACAGTGACACCGCGCGCGAGCAGTTCCTCGCGGGCGCCGGGCTCGGACCCGACGGCCGCACGCGACGCCTGGCCACCGGTCCCGGGCCGGACGACGAGGCCTACGTCGTCAGCGAGAGCCGCTGGTACGCCGAGATCTGA
- a CDS encoding ribonuclease J, whose amino-acid sequence MSHPHPDLTLPPPLPEGGLRVVPLGGLGEVGRNMAVLEHAGRLLVIDCGVLFPEDHQPGVDLILPDFDYIRDRLDDIDAIVLTHGHEDHIGAVPYLLRLRRDIPLVGSQLTLAFVEAKLKEHRIAPLTLPVREGQVEQLGPFECEFVAVNHSIPDALAVAVHTAAGTVLHTGDFKMDQLPLDGRITDLRAFARLGERGVDLFMVDSTNAEVPGFVTPEREIGPVLDQVFAESTGRVVVASFASHVHRVQQVIDAAVANERKVALVGRSMVRNMGIASELGYLRVPDGLLVDLKQMENLPDDRVVLMCTGSQGEPMAALSRIANGDHKVSVGPGDTVILASSLIPGNENAVFRVINGLMRLGARVVHSGNAKVHVSGHASAGELLYCYNILRPRNVMPVHGEVRHLIANAALAVRTGVPADRVVLAEDGVVVDLVDGRASVVGAVPCGYVYVDGSSVGELTEVELKDRRILGDEGFVSIFAVVSSGDGKVLAGPQIHARGVAEQDGVFDEILPVLTEALEEAARSGATDTHQLQQVMRRVVGRWVSNKLRRRPMIIPVVVEA is encoded by the coding sequence ATGAGTCACCCTCACCCGGACCTCACCCTGCCCCCGCCGCTGCCCGAGGGTGGCCTGCGGGTCGTCCCGCTCGGCGGGCTCGGCGAGGTCGGGCGCAACATGGCCGTGCTCGAGCACGCCGGCCGGCTGCTCGTCATCGACTGCGGCGTGCTGTTCCCCGAGGACCACCAGCCCGGCGTCGACCTGATCCTCCCGGACTTCGACTACATCCGGGACCGCCTCGACGACATCGACGCGATCGTCCTCACGCACGGGCACGAGGACCACATCGGCGCCGTGCCGTACCTGCTGCGGCTGCGCCGCGACATCCCGCTGGTCGGCTCGCAGCTCACGCTCGCGTTCGTCGAGGCGAAGCTCAAGGAGCACCGCATCGCGCCGTTGACGCTCCCGGTCCGCGAGGGCCAGGTCGAGCAGCTCGGGCCGTTCGAGTGCGAGTTCGTCGCCGTCAACCACTCGATCCCGGACGCGCTCGCGGTCGCCGTGCACACGGCCGCCGGCACGGTGCTGCACACGGGCGACTTCAAGATGGACCAGCTCCCGCTCGACGGGCGCATCACCGACCTGCGCGCGTTCGCGCGGCTCGGCGAGCGGGGAGTCGACCTGTTCATGGTCGACTCCACGAACGCCGAGGTGCCGGGCTTCGTCACGCCCGAGCGCGAGATCGGGCCGGTGCTCGACCAGGTGTTCGCGGAGTCCACGGGGCGCGTCGTGGTCGCGTCGTTCGCGTCGCACGTGCACCGCGTGCAGCAGGTCATCGACGCGGCCGTCGCCAACGAGCGCAAGGTCGCCCTCGTCGGCCGGTCGATGGTCCGCAACATGGGCATCGCGTCCGAGCTCGGCTACCTGCGTGTGCCCGACGGGCTGCTCGTCGACCTCAAGCAGATGGAGAACCTGCCCGACGACCGCGTGGTGCTCATGTGCACCGGCTCGCAGGGCGAGCCGATGGCAGCGCTGTCGCGCATCGCGAACGGCGACCACAAGGTCTCCGTCGGCCCCGGCGACACCGTGATCCTCGCCTCGAGCCTCATCCCGGGCAACGAGAACGCGGTCTTCCGTGTCATCAACGGCCTCATGCGGCTCGGCGCACGCGTGGTGCACTCCGGCAACGCGAAGGTCCACGTCTCGGGCCACGCGAGCGCCGGTGAGCTGCTGTACTGCTACAACATCCTGCGGCCGCGCAACGTCATGCCCGTGCACGGCGAGGTGCGTCACCTCATCGCCAACGCCGCGCTCGCGGTGCGCACGGGCGTGCCGGCGGACCGCGTCGTCCTGGCGGAGGACGGCGTCGTCGTCGACCTCGTCGACGGGCGGGCCAGCGTCGTCGGTGCCGTGCCCTGCGGCTACGTCTACGTGGACGGCTCGAGCGTCGGGGAGCTCACCGAGGTCGAGCTCAAGGACCGGCGGATCCTCGGCGACGAGGGCTTCGTGTCGATCTTCGCGGTGGTGTCCTCGGGCGACGGCAAGGTGCTCGCGGGACCGCAGATCCACGCGCGCGGCGTCGCCGAGCAGGACGGTGTCTTCGACGAGATCCTGCCCGTGCTCACCGAGGCGCTGGAGGAGGCGGCCCGCTCCGGCGCGACCGACACCCATCAGCTCCAGCAGGTGATGCGCCGCGTCGTCGGGCGCTGGGTGTCGAACAAGCTGCGCCGCCGCCCGATGATCATCCCGGTGGTCGTCGAGGCCTGA
- a CDS encoding GlxA family transcriptional regulator produces MVHRVAVVAFDGISPFHLAVPGTVLAGPALAPRRLYDVQVCAVTPGPVATDAGWSLDVEHGLEALRDARTVVLPSWDTSREPPPELLDAVRGAHACGARVVGLCLGAFVVAAAGLLDDRDATTHWHAAADLARRHPRVRVRDDVLWTDHGDVVTSAGVAAGLDCCLHLLRTDHGAATAATVARSLVLAPHRDGSQAQYVSAPVPRGDGTDPVARAIRRALEHLDEPVDLDTWAASVHLSRRTFTRRFRERTGSSPTRWLLHQRLDRARVLLETGDDPVEVVARRAGFGSAAALRQHFAARYRTSPQRHRAAFRAVP; encoded by the coding sequence ATGGTGCACCGCGTGGCCGTCGTGGCCTTCGACGGCATCAGCCCGTTCCATCTCGCCGTTCCCGGCACGGTGCTCGCCGGCCCTGCCCTCGCGCCCCGCCGCCTGTACGACGTGCAGGTGTGCGCGGTCACCCCGGGGCCCGTCGCCACCGATGCCGGTTGGTCGCTGGACGTGGAGCACGGCCTGGAGGCGCTGCGCGACGCCCGCACCGTCGTCCTGCCGAGCTGGGACACGTCGCGCGAACCCCCGCCCGAGCTGCTCGACGCGGTTCGGGGTGCGCACGCGTGCGGTGCGCGCGTCGTCGGCCTGTGCCTCGGGGCGTTCGTCGTCGCAGCCGCGGGCCTGCTCGACGACCGCGACGCGACCACGCACTGGCACGCCGCGGCGGACCTCGCTCGCCGCCACCCGCGCGTGCGGGTCCGCGACGACGTGCTGTGGACCGACCACGGCGACGTCGTCACGTCCGCCGGGGTCGCCGCGGGGCTCGACTGCTGCCTGCACCTGCTGCGCACGGACCACGGCGCGGCGACCGCCGCGACGGTGGCCCGCTCGCTCGTCCTCGCACCGCACCGCGACGGGTCGCAGGCTCAGTACGTGTCCGCGCCCGTACCGCGCGGCGACGGGACAGACCCCGTGGCCCGCGCGATCCGCCGGGCGCTCGAGCACCTCGACGAGCCGGTCGACCTCGACACGTGGGCGGCGTCGGTGCACCTCTCCCGGAGGACGTTCACCCGCCGGTTCCGCGAGCGCACGGGGAGCAGCCCGACGCGCTGGTTGCTGCACCAGCGACTCGACCGCGCCCGGGTGCTGCTGGAGACCGGCGACGACCCGGTCGAGGTCGTCGCGCGGCGCGCCGGCTTCGGGTCGGCGGCCGCACTCCGGCAGCACTTCGCGGCGCGCTACCGCACGAGCCCGCAACGGCACCGCGCGGCGTTCCGCGCGGTGCCGTGA
- the dapA gene encoding 4-hydroxy-tetrahydrodipicolinate synthase — protein sequence MPAVTSATHPFGSLLSATVTPMTADGAVDLEATVRLAKHLVDAGHDGLVLNGTTGEAPTTHAPEKAEIVAAVVEAVGDRAYVVAGAGSNDTAHAVRMAEQAAEAGAHGLLVVTPYYSRPSQDGVVAHVTAVADATDLPVMLYDVPGRSVVRLAPSTIDRLAAHERVVAMKDATGDVVAAAEAIARTGLAWYSGDDTLALALLAHGAVGLVGVATQAAPVGYAHFFDAWNAGDTARSLEIFRSLLPVAAALNGAGFQAPAAKAALVELGILSSRSTRLPLVPFTDDEAADVRAGLAAAGLLDVVTGADRA from the coding sequence ATGCCCGCCGTGACCTCTGCCACCCACCCGTTCGGGTCGCTGCTGTCCGCCACGGTCACCCCGATGACCGCGGACGGCGCCGTCGACCTCGAGGCGACGGTCCGGCTCGCGAAGCATCTCGTCGACGCAGGGCACGACGGGCTCGTGCTCAACGGCACCACGGGCGAGGCGCCCACGACGCACGCTCCGGAGAAGGCGGAGATCGTCGCCGCCGTCGTCGAGGCCGTCGGTGACCGCGCGTACGTCGTCGCCGGCGCCGGGTCGAACGACACCGCGCACGCCGTCCGGATGGCCGAGCAGGCCGCGGAGGCGGGCGCGCACGGCCTGCTGGTCGTCACCCCGTACTACTCGCGTCCGTCGCAGGACGGCGTGGTCGCGCACGTCACGGCCGTCGCCGACGCGACCGATCTGCCGGTCATGCTCTACGACGTCCCCGGGCGTTCCGTCGTCCGCCTGGCGCCCTCGACGATCGACCGGCTCGCCGCGCACGAGCGCGTCGTCGCGATGAAGGACGCCACGGGCGACGTCGTCGCGGCCGCCGAGGCGATCGCCCGCACCGGGCTGGCCTGGTACAGCGGCGACGACACGCTCGCGCTCGCGCTGCTCGCCCACGGCGCCGTCGGCCTCGTCGGCGTGGCGACGCAGGCCGCGCCCGTCGGGTACGCCCACTTCTTCGACGCCTGGAACGCCGGTGACACCGCGCGGTCCCTCGAGATCTTCCGCTCGCTGCTCCCGGTCGCGGCGGCGCTCAACGGCGCCGGCTTCCAGGCGCCCGCCGCGAAGGCCGCGCTCGTCGAGCTCGGCATCCTGAGCAGCCGCTCCACCCGGCTGCCCCTCGTCCCCTTCACCGACGACGAGGCCGCCGACGTGCGCGCCGGTCTGGCGGCCGCCGGCCTGCTGGACGTCGTCACGGGGGCCGACCGCGCGTGA
- a CDS encoding AzlC family ABC transporter permease, with protein MTPDPAVAARRQAVSVSVATGLYGVSFGALSVAAGLDVAQTMALSLLMFSGGSQFAFIGVVGAGGGAGAAIASAALLGARNGLYGAQLTPMLDLPRRWRLPAAQLTIDESTAVATAQPDRRTARVGFWWTGLGVFLLWNTFTLLGALVGDRLGDPRAYGLDAAAGAAFLALVWPRLAGRAAQLVAAAAVVVALATTPVLSAGLPVLLAAVVAVVVGLVTTDRTPGGSS; from the coding sequence GTGACCCCGGACCCCGCCGTCGCCGCACGCCGGCAGGCGGTCTCGGTGTCCGTCGCGACGGGCCTGTACGGCGTGTCCTTCGGCGCGCTGTCCGTCGCCGCGGGGCTCGACGTCGCGCAGACCATGGCGCTCAGCCTGCTGATGTTCTCCGGCGGGTCGCAGTTCGCGTTCATCGGCGTCGTGGGCGCCGGGGGCGGCGCGGGCGCCGCGATCGCGTCGGCCGCGCTGCTCGGCGCGCGCAACGGCCTCTACGGTGCCCAGCTCACGCCGATGCTCGACCTGCCGCGGCGCTGGCGGCTCCCGGCGGCGCAGCTGACGATCGACGAGTCCACGGCCGTCGCGACGGCCCAGCCCGACCGCCGGACGGCTCGCGTGGGCTTCTGGTGGACGGGCCTGGGCGTGTTCCTGCTCTGGAACACGTTCACGTTGCTCGGCGCCCTCGTCGGCGACCGGCTCGGCGACCCGCGGGCGTACGGTCTCGACGCCGCCGCGGGCGCGGCCTTCCTCGCCCTGGTGTGGCCACGGCTCGCGGGACGCGCCGCCCAGCTCGTCGCGGCGGCCGCCGTCGTCGTCGCGCTCGCCACCACCCCGGTGCTGTCGGCCGGGCTGCCCGTGCTGCTCGCGGCCGTGGTGGCGGTGGTCGTCGGGCTGGTCACCACCGACCGCACCCCGGGCGGCTCGTCGTGA
- a CDS encoding thymidylate synthase, which yields MTEPAARTSDPTTAVPTPYEDLLRLVLATGTPKSDRTGTGTRSVFGHQLRYDLRAGFPLVTTKRVFFRGVAEELFWFLRGESNIASLLERNVHIWDEWADEHGELGPVYGVQWRSWPTPDGGHVDQLERLLGELRANPDSRRHLVSAWNVAELDRMALVPCHAFFQLYVADGRLSLQVYQRSADLFLGVPFNLASYALLTHMIAQQVGLEVGDLVWTGGDCHIYDNHVEQVREQLSREPYPYPTLELREAPSLFDYAWDDVEVVGYRHHPTIAAPVAV from the coding sequence ATGACGGAGCCGGCCGCGCGCACGAGCGACCCCACCACTGCCGTCCCGACGCCGTACGAGGACCTGCTGCGCCTCGTCCTGGCGACGGGCACGCCCAAGTCGGACCGCACGGGGACGGGCACACGCTCGGTGTTCGGCCACCAGCTGCGCTACGACCTGCGCGCCGGCTTCCCGCTCGTGACGACCAAGCGCGTGTTCTTCCGCGGCGTCGCCGAGGAGCTGTTCTGGTTCCTCCGGGGGGAGTCGAACATCGCCTCGCTCCTGGAGCGGAACGTGCACATCTGGGACGAGTGGGCCGACGAGCACGGCGAGCTCGGGCCGGTGTACGGCGTGCAGTGGCGGTCGTGGCCGACGCCCGACGGCGGCCACGTCGACCAGCTCGAGCGCCTGCTGGGCGAGCTGCGCGCGAACCCCGACTCGCGACGGCACCTCGTCTCGGCGTGGAACGTCGCCGAGCTCGACAGGATGGCCCTCGTCCCGTGCCACGCGTTCTTCCAGCTCTACGTCGCCGACGGGCGGCTGTCGCTGCAGGTGTACCAGCGCTCGGCGGACCTGTTCCTCGGCGTGCCGTTCAACCTCGCGTCGTACGCGCTGCTCACGCACATGATCGCCCAGCAGGTCGGCCTCGAGGTCGGCGACCTGGTGTGGACCGGCGGGGACTGCCACATCTACGACAACCACGTCGAACAGGTCCGCGAGCAGCTCTCGCGCGAGCCGTACCCGTACCCGACGCTCGAGCTGCGCGAGGCGCCGTCGCTGTTCGACTACGCGTGGGACGACGTCGAGGTGGTCGGCTACCGGCACCACCCGACCATCGCCGCGCCCGTGGCGGTCTGA
- a CDS encoding AzlD domain-containing protein produces the protein MTALWGAVLLAGLACLAIKLAGHVLPEHWLAQPRVARVAALVTVALLSALVAVQTATGDGRVVVDARVPALAVAAVALVLRAPFVVVVLLAAGTAALLRHLGMP, from the coding sequence GTGACCGCGCTGTGGGGTGCCGTGCTGCTCGCCGGCCTGGCCTGCCTGGCCATCAAGCTCGCCGGGCACGTGCTGCCCGAGCACTGGCTGGCGCAGCCGCGCGTCGCGCGCGTCGCGGCGCTCGTCACGGTGGCCCTGCTCTCGGCGCTGGTCGCGGTGCAGACGGCCACGGGCGACGGGCGCGTCGTCGTCGACGCGCGGGTGCCCGCCCTGGCTGTCGCCGCCGTCGCGCTCGTGCTGCGCGCGCCGTTCGTCGTCGTCGTGCTGCTGGCGGCGGGCACGGCCGCGCTGCTGCGGCACCTCGGCATGCCCTGA
- a CDS encoding MBL fold metallo-hydrolase — protein MTTTTLIATLVGGPTVHLAWAGRSLLTDPTFDPAPREYVGRVPLHKLVGPAVPADALGPLDAVLLSHDEHADNLDAAGRALLARVPLVLSTPGAAERVGGVTGLEPWQTVALAGPRRARVTAVPALHGSPGAQAVTGDVTGFVLEGEGAATVYVSGDNASVDIVGQVVERFRVDVAVLFVGGARVGAPALEPLTLDAPLAVAAARLLPDARLLPAHHTDWAHFAEPLDAVVEALVADGHGDRLVVLERGRPTQV, from the coding sequence ATGACCACGACCACGCTGATCGCGACCCTCGTCGGCGGCCCCACCGTGCACCTCGCGTGGGCGGGACGCTCGCTGCTCACCGACCCGACCTTCGACCCGGCGCCCCGCGAGTACGTGGGCCGTGTGCCGCTGCACAAGCTCGTGGGCCCGGCCGTGCCCGCCGACGCGCTCGGGCCGCTCGACGCCGTCCTCCTGTCCCACGACGAGCACGCGGACAACCTCGACGCGGCGGGCCGCGCGCTGCTCGCGCGGGTGCCGCTCGTGCTGTCGACGCCCGGGGCGGCCGAGCGCGTCGGCGGGGTCACGGGTCTCGAGCCGTGGCAGACGGTGGCCCTGGCCGGGCCGCGCAGGGCGCGCGTGACGGCGGTCCCTGCGCTGCACGGGTCGCCTGGGGCGCAGGCCGTGACCGGCGACGTCACGGGGTTCGTGCTGGAGGGCGAGGGGGCGGCGACGGTCTACGTCTCGGGCGACAACGCATCGGTCGACATCGTCGGGCAGGTCGTCGAGCGGTTCCGTGTCGACGTCGCGGTGCTCTTCGTGGGCGGGGCGCGCGTCGGTGCGCCGGCGCTCGAGCCCCTCACGCTCGACGCGCCGCTCGCCGTGGCCGCGGCGCGCCTGCTCCCGGACGCGCGGCTGCTGCCGGCGCACCACACCGACTGGGCGCACTTCGCCGAGCCGCTCGACGCGGTGGTCGAGGCCCTCGTGGCGGACGGGCACGGCGACCGGCTCGTGGTGCTCGAGCGGGGGAGGCCGACGCAGGTCTGA
- a CDS encoding winged helix DNA-binding domain-containing protein encodes MASAAARGRGHEGTGAPVRVDRPAVLRHRAGVQQLDRAPGSVTDPTDAAVLDLGVQDTGPDGALWALALRGVAVRAADHPEALAYAWTLRGAPHAYRRGDLRAVERAVRPWSDGDAAKRIFDAARPLRAAGTPPTQAIAATARAMREVVVRPMVKGEVSTAMTAAMPDAYLRECRPCGAVHMYEQTFRLAALHAGLELEAGTSPPVLRRIARWPSSQVGRTEPPAAGEPLDVVRTALHLLGPTTPALVAGFLDAPAREVAARWPSDVVDVDVEGRTCQVLVEDLDALRAAARVDAPPCVRLLGPYDLFLQARDRDLLAPDPQVRASLWPVLGRPGAVVVDGEVVGTWRPRARGRVLHLDVTPSRPWTRAVRAGVDEQHGLLAAFRGVRTP; translated from the coding sequence ATGGCATCCGCAGCGGCGCGTGGCCGCGGGCACGAGGGCACGGGGGCACCCGTCCGGGTCGACCGCCCCGCGGTGCTGCGGCACCGCGCCGGCGTCCAGCAGCTCGACCGGGCGCCGGGGTCCGTGACGGACCCCACGGACGCCGCCGTGCTCGACCTGGGCGTGCAGGACACGGGACCCGACGGTGCGCTGTGGGCGCTCGCGCTACGAGGGGTCGCGGTGCGCGCGGCGGATCACCCGGAGGCCCTCGCGTACGCCTGGACGCTGCGGGGTGCCCCGCACGCCTACCGGCGCGGGGACCTGCGCGCCGTCGAGCGTGCGGTCCGGCCGTGGTCGGACGGGGACGCGGCGAAGCGCATCTTCGACGCCGCACGGCCCCTGCGTGCAGCCGGGACACCTCCGACGCAGGCGATCGCCGCGACCGCGCGCGCGATGCGCGAGGTCGTGGTGCGGCCGATGGTGAAGGGCGAGGTCTCGACCGCCATGACGGCGGCCATGCCCGATGCGTACCTGCGGGAGTGCCGCCCCTGCGGCGCGGTGCACATGTACGAGCAGACGTTCAGGCTGGCTGCGCTCCACGCGGGCCTCGAGCTCGAGGCCGGGACGTCGCCGCCCGTGCTGCGACGCATCGCGCGATGGCCGTCGTCCCAGGTGGGCCGCACGGAGCCACCCGCGGCCGGCGAGCCGCTCGACGTCGTGCGGACGGCGCTGCACCTGCTCGGTCCGACCACGCCGGCGCTCGTCGCCGGGTTCCTCGACGCACCCGCGCGGGAGGTCGCGGCCCGCTGGCCCTCCGACGTCGTGGACGTCGACGTCGAGGGCCGCACGTGCCAGGTGCTGGTCGAGGACCTCGACGCCCTGCGGGCTGCGGCGAGGGTCGACGCGCCGCCCTGCGTGCGCCTGCTCGGCCCGTACGACCTGTTCCTCCAGGCGCGCGACCGCGACCTGCTCGCGCCGGACCCGCAGGTGCGCGCCTCGCTCTGGCCGGTGCTGGGTCGGCCCGGTGCCGTGGTCGTCGACGGCGAGGTCGTCGGGACGTGGCGGCCGCGGGCCCGGGGCCGCGTGCTGCACCTCGACGTGACGCCGTCGCGCCCCTGGACCCGGGCCGTCCGCGCCGGCGTCGACGAGCAGCACGGCCTGCTGGCGGCGTTCCGAGGCGTGCGCACCCCCTGA
- a CDS encoding dihydrofolate reductase, with amino-acid sequence MIGLVWAQTPEGVIGDAGAIPWHVPEDMAHFREVTAGGTVVMGRATWESLPQRFRPLPGRRNVVLSRDAAYDAPGATVLDDLETALHSAEDVWVIGGGAVYAATLDRADRLEVTVVDLDVPGDTRAPTIGPGWRRASGGPDTPWLVSRTATRYRFDSWVRVGAEPGAA; translated from the coding sequence GTGATCGGCCTGGTCTGGGCGCAGACGCCCGAGGGCGTCATCGGCGACGCCGGTGCGATCCCCTGGCACGTGCCGGAGGACATGGCCCACTTCCGCGAGGTCACCGCCGGTGGGACGGTCGTCATGGGCCGCGCCACGTGGGAGTCGCTGCCGCAGCGCTTCCGTCCGCTGCCCGGGCGCCGCAACGTCGTGCTGTCGCGCGACGCCGCGTACGACGCACCCGGGGCGACGGTGCTCGACGACCTCGAGACGGCGCTGCACAGCGCCGAGGACGTGTGGGTGATCGGCGGGGGAGCGGTCTACGCCGCGACGCTCGACCGGGCGGACCGGCTCGAGGTCACGGTCGTCGACCTCGACGTCCCGGGGGACACTCGCGCGCCGACGATCGGCCCCGGGTGGCGCCGCGCGTCCGGCGGGCCGGACACGCCGTGGCTGGTGTCGCGCACCGCGACGCGCTACCGGTTCGACTCGTGGGTGCGCGTCGGCGCCGAGCCCGGCGCCGCCTGA